In the Leptotrichia sp. oral taxon 847 genome, one interval contains:
- the rpsI gene encoding 30S ribosomal protein S9 → MANKIQYLGTGRRKTSVARVRLIPGETGVTINGKDMREYFGGREILAKIVEQPLELTETLNKYGVKVNVNGGGNTGQAGAIRHGVSRALLLADAELRGALKEAGFLTRDSRMVERKKYGKKKARRSPQFSKR, encoded by the coding sequence GTGGCAAATAAAATTCAATATTTAGGAACAGGAAGAAGAAAAACATCAGTAGCAAGAGTAAGATTAATCCCTGGAGAAACAGGAGTTACAATTAATGGAAAAGATATGAGAGAATATTTTGGTGGAAGAGAAATCTTGGCTAAAATCGTAGAACAACCTTTAGAATTAACAGAAACTTTAAACAAATACGGAGTAAAAGTTAACGTAAACGGTGGAGGAAATACTGGACAAGCGGGAGCTATAAGACACGGTGTTTCAAGAGCATTACTTCTAGCAGACGCTGAATTAAGAGGTGCGCTAAAAGAAGCTGGATTCTTAACAAGAGATTCAAGAATGGTTGAAAGAAAAAAATACGGGAAAAAGAAAGCAAGACGAAGTCCACAATTTTCAAAAAGATAG
- a CDS encoding Rha family transcriptional regulator, translating into MKELQLLETKGTMTSLEIAEITGKEHNKVLRDIRDETNKIGTERAEAIFGLSEYKDTTGRILPMYVLNIQGILQLGARYSADVRYKLIEKVTKKETVENKENTFKNDLINIEKDKIRLEKSRILKELSQSITNDKYKQTLQIYSANVLYDEPILALPEVNKKSYSANELSQLIMNEHGIKISGNRIGRLTNEHNLKTDEYGYWALDKSRHSNKQVESFRYYDNVINEIKKYI; encoded by the coding sequence ATGAAAGAATTACAATTATTAGAAACAAAAGGAACAATGACATCATTGGAAATTGCAGAAATTACAGGTAAGGAGCATAATAAAGTCTTAAGGGATATAAGAGATGAAACAAACAAGATTGGAACTGAAAGAGCTGAAGCCATTTTTGGCTTGAGTGAATATAAAGATACAACGGGCAGAATATTACCTATGTATGTTTTGAATATACAAGGAATATTACAGTTGGGAGCAAGATATAGTGCTGATGTTAGATACAAATTAATTGAAAAAGTAACAAAAAAGGAAACTGTTGAAAATAAAGAAAATACATTTAAAAATGATTTAATCAACATTGAAAAAGATAAAATCAGACTAGAAAAGAGCAGAATTTTAAAAGAATTGTCTCAAAGCATTACAAATGATAAATACAAACAAACTTTACAAATTTATAGTGCGAATGTTCTTTATGATGAACCCATTTTAGCATTGCCTGAAGTAAATAAGAAATCATATAGTGCAAACGAATTATCACAATTAATAATGAATGAGCATGGCATAAAAATTTCAGGTAATAGAATTGGAAGGCTAACGAATGAGCATAATCTTAAAACTGATGAATATGGTTATTGGGCTTTAGACAAATCAAGACATAGCAACAAGCAGGTGGAAAGTTTTAGATATTACGATAATGTAATTAACGAAATCAAAAAATATATTTAG
- a CDS encoding tyrosine-type recombinase/integrase has translation MKMRNPNGYGSVIRLKGKRRKPFAVRVTTHWDKNGKQRYKYIGYYKTQKEANQQLFYYNENPHNIDAQNITFAEVYEKWKIEKFEMVGHSSQLGYIAAFKACESLYQMRFVDLKSSNLQEIVSKPEIKHGSKRKIKVLFNQLYAYAMKNDIVSKDYSKYINIGKNTEESARKPFTNKEIERLWDLLDENEWIDTILILIYTGFRIGELLEIKNRDIDLENRIIKGGLKTEAGKDRLVPIHSKILELIKNRMNTKNEYFIVNFKGDKMKYDNYYREKFKPIMEELGMEHKPHDTRHTFATLLSNADANKTSVKKLIGHNSYTTTEKFYTHKDIEELRKAVEKI, from the coding sequence ATGAAAATGAGAAATCCAAATGGTTACGGATCCGTAATTAGATTAAAAGGCAAAAGAAGAAAACCTTTTGCTGTAAGAGTTACAACTCATTGGGACAAGAATGGTAAACAGCGATATAAGTATATAGGTTATTATAAAACTCAAAAAGAAGCTAACCAGCAATTATTTTATTATAATGAAAATCCACATAATATAGATGCTCAGAATATCACATTTGCAGAAGTATACGAAAAATGGAAAATAGAAAAATTTGAAATGGTCGGGCATTCATCGCAATTAGGATATATTGCTGCATTTAAAGCTTGTGAAAGTTTATATCAGATGCGATTTGTTGACTTGAAATCGTCGAATTTACAAGAAATTGTAAGTAAACCTGAAATCAAACATGGATCTAAGCGAAAAATCAAAGTGTTGTTTAATCAACTATACGCCTACGCCATGAAGAATGATATTGTCTCCAAAGATTATAGTAAATACATCAATATCGGAAAAAATACAGAAGAAAGTGCAAGAAAGCCTTTTACAAATAAAGAAATCGAAAGATTGTGGGATTTGCTAGACGAAAACGAATGGATTGATACTATTCTGATTCTAATTTACACAGGATTTAGAATTGGAGAGTTATTGGAAATTAAAAATAGAGATATTGATTTAGAAAATCGAATTATTAAAGGTGGGCTGAAAACAGAAGCTGGTAAAGATAGATTGGTTCCTATCCATTCTAAAATACTGGAACTTATTAAAAATAGAATGAATACCAAGAACGAATATTTCATTGTAAATTTCAAAGGGGATAAAATGAAATATGACAATTATTACAGAGAGAAATTTAAGCCTATCATGGAAGAACTTGGAATGGAACATAAGCCACACGATACTAGACATACATTTGCAACATTACTTAGTAATGCAGACGCAAACAAAACATCAGTTAAAAAATTAATAGGACACAACAGTTACACAACAACTGAAAAATTTTATACTCATAAGGACATTGAAGAGCTGAGAAAAGCAGTGGAAAAGATATAG
- a CDS encoding dipeptidase, protein MIFDMHADVWTDNFWEYQKGNFDIIRKKYKEKFLKGGLFGGIFVIYIDFRKVENIEKYFLEDLCAMTRELYYSKDLIHVVKSSEDFDILKREKSDKFRVVLGIEGLIGIGDNLNYIYLLHQLGIRHIGLTWNETNAFATGQSGNKNRGLTPLGIDAIKIINELGILLDLSHANDKTFWDVAEHSKKPFFASHSNSRALCPSLRNLTDDQIKCIGERGGMVGMNSYHNFVSCDENKKNLNTLIEHMEYVAGKIGLDKVGFGLDFDEYYTPLSESCEGLSELENVTKLNNIILALKKRGYSQDEIDMVTYKNFINFYKRVENK, encoded by the coding sequence ATGATTTTTGATATGCATGCTGATGTTTGGACTGATAATTTTTGGGAATACCAAAAAGGAAATTTTGACATAATTAGAAAAAAATATAAAGAAAAATTTTTAAAAGGTGGACTTTTTGGTGGAATTTTTGTCATTTACATTGATTTTAGAAAAGTTGAAAATATTGAAAAATACTTTTTGGAAGATCTTTGTGCTATGACTAGAGAACTGTATTATTCTAAAGATTTAATTCATGTCGTAAAAAGCTCAGAAGATTTTGATATTTTGAAAAGGGAAAAGAGCGATAAATTTAGAGTTGTTCTCGGGATTGAAGGATTAATCGGAATTGGTGATAACCTAAACTATATCTATTTACTTCATCAGTTGGGAATTCGTCACATCGGACTGACTTGGAATGAAACAAACGCTTTTGCAACTGGACAAAGTGGGAATAAAAATAGAGGCCTTACACCACTTGGAATAGACGCTATAAAAATAATAAACGAACTTGGAATTTTACTGGATTTATCTCACGCCAACGATAAAACTTTCTGGGATGTGGCAGAACATTCGAAAAAGCCATTTTTTGCTTCACACTCGAATTCCAGAGCACTCTGTCCATCTCTTAGAAATTTAACTGATGATCAGATTAAGTGTATTGGAGAACGTGGTGGAATGGTTGGAATGAACAGCTACCACAATTTTGTGAGTTGTGATGAAAACAAAAAAAATCTCAATACTCTAATTGAGCATATGGAATATGTTGCAGGAAAAATTGGACTTGATAAAGTAGGATTTGGACTTGATTTTGATGAATATTATACACCTTTAAGTGAAAGTTGCGAAGGACTTAGCGAACTTGAAAATGTAACTAAGTTAAACAATATAATTTTGGCTCTAAAAAAACGAGGATATTCTCAAGATGAAATAGACATGGTAACTTACAAAAATTTTATTAATTTTTATAAAAGAGTTGAAAATAAATAA
- the rplM gene encoding 50S ribosomal protein L13 produces the protein MSKYTTMQKKEEVTRNWYEIDAEGKILGKVATEIAVRLMGKHKPSYTPHVDGGDFVVVINAEKVAVTGKKLLDKKYYRHSGYPGGLKVRNLQEMLQKQPTEVIRKAVERMLPKNKLGSQMIGRLKVFVGNEHAHSAQKPERIDL, from the coding sequence GTGAGTAAGTACACTACAATGCAAAAAAAAGAAGAAGTTACAAGAAATTGGTATGAAATAGACGCTGAAGGAAAAATACTTGGTAAAGTTGCTACAGAAATTGCAGTAAGACTTATGGGTAAACATAAACCAAGTTACACACCACACGTTGACGGAGGAGATTTTGTTGTTGTAATAAATGCTGAAAAAGTTGCAGTTACAGGAAAAAAATTATTAGATAAAAAATATTACAGACACAGTGGTTATCCAGGTGGATTAAAAGTGAGAAATTTGCAAGAAATGTTACAAAAACAGCCTACTGAAGTAATAAGAAAAGCCGTTGAAAGAATGTTACCAAAAAATAAATTAGGAAGTCAGATGATTGGTAGACTTAAAGTATTTGTAGGAAATGAACATGCACATTCAGCACAAAAACCAGAAAGAATAGATTTATAG
- a CDS encoding YopX family protein, translating into MSREIKFRAWDKENEKMMKVSSLSLENKEIAVRENGTYHFFRMQNLELMQYTGLKDKNDKEIYEGDVVVLNNIKIDNMCIVRYEHNSYRLEGWSLREDLSNVEAKFLEVVGNIYESKNLLEENN; encoded by the coding sequence ATGAGTAGAGAAATAAAATTTAGAGCTTGGGATAAAGAAAACGAAAAAATGATGAAAGTTTCATCGTTAAGTTTAGAAAACAAAGAAATAGCAGTTAGAGAAAATGGAACATACCATTTTTTCAGAATGCAAAATTTGGAATTAATGCAATATACAGGATTAAAAGACAAAAACGACAAAGAAATTTATGAGGGGGATGTTGTGGTGCTTAACAATATCAAAATTGATAATATGTGTATTGTTAGATACGAACATAACAGCTACAGATTAGAAGGTTGGAGTCTGAGGGAGGATTTATCAAATGTGGAAGCTAAATTTTTAGAAGTTGTTGGGAATATTTACGAAAGCAAAAACCTTTTGGAGGAAAACAATTGA
- a CDS encoding siphovirus Gp157 family protein yields the protein MSNLSLIKYELKEINNIANFLDSENNELDEKTINDTKESIELLLEEKSEQLELILKELEAKEEKCKEIADFYSKKAKYANEKKKMFKELILEAMQKLNAKKIETATGTFTIRNNTPSLIIDDENLIPQKFTTFVQTKKIEKNEIKKEIKNGVEIPGVHLETTQSLLVK from the coding sequence ATGAGTAATTTAAGTTTAATAAAATATGAATTAAAAGAAATAAATAATATTGCAAATTTTTTAGATAGCGAAAATAATGAATTAGACGAAAAAACAATAAACGACACAAAAGAAAGCATAGAATTGCTTTTAGAAGAAAAATCGGAGCAGTTAGAGCTGATATTAAAAGAACTTGAAGCAAAAGAAGAAAAGTGCAAAGAAATTGCTGATTTTTATTCTAAAAAAGCAAAATATGCAAACGAAAAGAAAAAAATGTTCAAGGAATTAATCTTAGAAGCAATGCAAAAACTCAATGCTAAGAAAATAGAAACTGCAACAGGAACATTTACAATTAGAAATAACACACCGTCTTTAATAATTGATGACGAGAATTTAATACCGCAAAAGTTTACAACTTTTGTGCAAACTAAAAAAATTGAGAAAAATGAGATAAAAAAAGAAATTAAAAACGGTGTGGAAATACCAGGAGTGCATTTAGAAACAACTCAAAGTTTATTAGTAAAATAA
- a CDS encoding tRNA dihydrouridine synthase, giving the protein MKIYIAPMSGITDYAFRKILEKFNPDFLFTEMVNANLLNRENDATINELLKCDDKEKTGTQIFGGDKNELLMGILKLEEIGFKKININMGCPQPKIIKNGAGSALLENYNLMDELFSELLPKLNSGTKISIKIRTGYKNFNNPEIFLNLANKYNLDFICVHGRTQKQFYSGSADWEITSNLSKLLRNTKFFGNGDLFEPEVIKNRVEKCNLDGIMLSRGVIGNPWLIAQAREFLQTGEIKTVKTFDNTKEIVLEHLENIFENKGDIKAVLEINKFLKPYFLKFQNEVYDFKNKIGKIIIEKDFIKKQNLIKRL; this is encoded by the coding sequence ATGAAAATATACATTGCTCCAATGTCAGGAATTACTGATTACGCTTTTAGAAAAATATTAGAAAAATTTAACCCAGATTTTTTATTTACAGAAATGGTCAATGCAAATCTTCTAAATCGTGAAAATGACGCCACAATAAACGAACTTTTGAAGTGTGATGACAAAGAAAAAACTGGAACACAAATTTTTGGTGGTGATAAAAATGAACTGCTTATGGGAATTTTGAAACTGGAAGAAATTGGATTTAAAAAAATTAATATAAATATGGGTTGTCCGCAGCCAAAAATTATAAAAAATGGAGCGGGTTCAGCACTTTTGGAAAATTACAATTTGATGGACGAACTTTTTTCAGAATTGTTGCCAAAATTAAATTCCGGCACAAAAATTTCAATAAAAATTCGAACTGGCTACAAAAATTTTAATAATCCAGAAATTTTTTTGAATTTAGCAAACAAATACAATCTTGATTTTATCTGCGTTCACGGTCGAACACAAAAGCAATTTTATTCTGGTTCGGCAGATTGGGAAATCACTTCAAATTTGAGCAAGCTTCTGCGAAATACGAAGTTTTTTGGAAATGGGGATTTATTTGAACCAGAAGTTATAAAAAATCGAGTTGAAAAATGTAATTTAGATGGAATTATGCTTTCAAGAGGAGTAATTGGAAATCCCTGGTTAATTGCACAGGCAAGGGAATTTTTACAAACTGGGGAAATAAAGACTGTTAAGACATTTGATAATACAAAAGAAATTGTTTTGGAACATTTGGAAAATATTTTTGAAAATAAAGGGGACATAAAAGCTGTTCTTGAGATAAATAAATTTTTGAAGCCATACTTTTTGAAATTTCAAAATGAAGTTTATGATTTTAAAAATAAAATTGGAAAAATTATTATTGAAAAAGATTTTATCAAAAAACAAAATTTAATAAAAAGATTGTAA
- a CDS encoding DNA-methyltransferase yields the protein MDEKKEYVKKIKCELYNDNFQNYKKYHIPKKAQLVIADIPYNLGNNAFASSPEWYVDGDNKKGESKKANSSFFKTDVNFNLAEYMHFCSKLLIKEPKEKGKAPAMIIFCAFQQISTLVKYAKKHGFNNYYPLVFIKHSSSQVLKANMKIVGATEYALVFYRNKLPKFNNNGKMIKNWFEWKPDPKSIYPKVHPTQKPVNLLKTLIKIFTDINDTVIDPVAGSGSTLRAAKELKRNSYGFEVEKEFYKKATTEMLKEEKVKQLNLF from the coding sequence ATGGACGAAAAAAAAGAATATGTTAAAAAAATAAAATGTGAACTATATAATGATAATTTTCAAAACTATAAAAAATATCACATACCTAAAAAGGCACAGCTTGTAATAGCAGATATTCCATATAATTTAGGAAATAATGCTTTTGCAAGCAGTCCAGAGTGGTATGTTGACGGAGATAACAAAAAAGGCGAAAGCAAAAAGGCAAACTCAAGTTTTTTCAAAACTGATGTGAACTTTAACCTTGCCGAATATATGCACTTTTGCTCAAAACTTCTGATAAAGGAACCAAAGGAAAAAGGAAAAGCACCAGCAATGATAATATTCTGTGCATTCCAACAAATCAGCACGTTAGTAAAGTATGCTAAAAAGCACGGATTTAACAACTATTATCCGTTAGTATTTATAAAGCATAGCAGTTCGCAGGTGTTAAAGGCTAATATGAAAATAGTTGGAGCAACAGAATATGCACTAGTATTTTACAGAAATAAATTACCAAAATTCAATAATAATGGCAAAATGATAAAAAACTGGTTTGAATGGAAACCTGATCCGAAATCAATATACCCAAAAGTACATCCGACACAAAAGCCAGTGAATCTGTTAAAAACACTAATTAAAATATTTACGGATATTAATGATACAGTAATTGATCCAGTCGCAGGAAGCGGCAGCACATTAAGAGCGGCAAAAGAACTAAAAAGAAACAGTTATGGATTTGAAGTGGAAAAGGAATTTTATAAAAAAGCGACTACAGAAATGTTAAAAGAGGAAAAAGTGAAACAATTAAATTTATTTTAG
- a CDS encoding S66 peptidase family protein, producing MTKFPQAPKYGDKVFLICTSSPILPEEIEKCKQIVENLGFKTVLGKSLSQNIGGYMAGNADVRVNDLHSAFSNPEIKSIFCVKGGFSSSQLLDKIDYKLIKKNPKVFVGYSDVTNLNIVFNQKCGLGTYHGPMVRSNMLNDFNEFTKNSFFSALNYENGKKWKLENPSGKKIILLNRNNFSEIEKKEKIREIKGELIGGNLSLLVTTLGTDYEIDTKDKILFIEEIEEEISRIDRMMTHLKLSGKLDDCRAILFGNFDGCENTYNPSYTLDNFLNSFFKDYKKPVITGIECGHKKPDLVTLPLGAECTIDIHSNLSKVEIYFKK from the coding sequence ATGACAAAATTTCCACAAGCGCCTAAATATGGCGATAAAGTTTTTTTAATTTGCACTTCTTCGCCTATTTTGCCAGAAGAAATAGAAAAGTGTAAACAAATTGTAGAAAATCTTGGATTTAAAACTGTTCTTGGAAAAAGTCTTTCCCAAAATATAGGAGGATATATGGCAGGAAATGCCGATGTTAGAGTAAATGATTTACACAGCGCTTTTTCAAATCCTGAAATAAAAAGTATCTTTTGTGTGAAAGGCGGCTTTTCTTCCTCGCAGCTTCTTGACAAAATTGACTACAAATTAATAAAAAAAAATCCAAAAGTTTTTGTCGGCTACAGCGACGTTACTAACCTAAATATTGTTTTTAATCAAAAATGCGGACTTGGAACATATCACGGTCCAATGGTAAGATCAAATATGCTTAATGATTTTAATGAATTTACCAAAAATTCTTTTTTTTCTGCGTTAAATTATGAAAATGGTAAAAAATGGAAACTTGAAAATCCAAGTGGTAAAAAAATTATTTTATTAAATAGAAATAATTTTAGTGAAATTGAAAAAAAAGAAAAAATTAGAGAAATAAAAGGTGAATTGATTGGAGGAAATTTATCTTTGCTGGTTACAACACTTGGAACGGATTATGAAATTGACACGAAAGATAAAATTTTATTTATTGAAGAAATTGAAGAAGAAATTAGTCGAATTGACAGAATGATGACGCATTTGAAACTTTCTGGAAAACTTGACGACTGCCGTGCCATTCTATTTGGAAATTTTGATGGCTGCGAAAACACTTATAATCCTAGTTACACTTTGGATAATTTTTTAAATAGTTTTTTTAAAGACTATAAAAAACCTGTTATTACTGGAATTGAGTGTGGACATAAAAAACCAGATTTGGTAACTTTACCACTAGGAGCTGAATGTACAATCGATATTCATTCAAATTTGAGTAAAGTTGAAATTTATTTTAAAAAATAA
- a CDS encoding ERF family protein, producing MNIYEKIQQARIELQEMNLKKSGFNKFANFKYYDLKDFLPEVNTIFNKLKLFSKFDLLEEKATLTIINAEKIDELVIFESPKAEITLKGQNALQMIGSTHTYLKRYCYLNALEIIEDDEINATINKDKKQHTKKAATAEEKRKNMEDYIAKHTQKYQQLIDNFLEINKAESIKDLTDEEVSNLARGILKREKGEK from the coding sequence ATGAATATTTACGAAAAAATACAACAAGCAAGAATTGAATTGCAAGAGATGAACTTAAAAAAAAGTGGATTTAATAAATTTGCTAATTTTAAATATTATGATTTAAAAGATTTTTTACCAGAAGTAAACACTATCTTTAACAAATTAAAACTTTTTTCAAAATTTGATTTGTTAGAAGAAAAGGCAACTTTGACTATAATTAATGCTGAAAAAATAGACGAACTTGTGATTTTTGAATCACCTAAAGCGGAAATAACATTGAAAGGACAAAATGCTTTGCAAATGATAGGCTCGACACACACATACTTAAAAAGATATTGCTATTTAAATGCTTTAGAAATCATTGAAGATGATGAAATAAATGCAACAATTAACAAAGATAAGAAACAACATACAAAAAAAGCCGCTACTGCTGAGGAAAAAAGAAAAAATATGGAAGATTACATAGCAAAACATACTCAAAAATATCAGCAGTTGATAGATAATTTTTTGGAAATAAATAAAGCCGAATCAATAAAAGATTTAACTGATGAGGAAGTGAGCAACTTAGCACGTGGAATATTAAAAAGAGAAAAAGGAGAAAAATAA
- a CDS encoding single-stranded DNA-binding protein — translation MNNAILMGRMTKDPELNYTSGGKAFIRFNIAVNRIGEGADFINCVAWEKTAETIAEYFKKGQRILVQGSIRTGSYEKNGQTIYTTDILVSRFEFVESNKQSEKEYDDDDEFPFS, via the coding sequence ATGAACAATGCAATTTTGATGGGTCGGATGACGAAAGACCCTGAATTGAATTACACTTCGGGAGGTAAAGCATTTATAAGATTTAACATAGCAGTAAACAGAATCGGAGAAGGAGCTGATTTTATAAACTGCGTTGCTTGGGAGAAAACAGCTGAAACAATAGCTGAGTATTTCAAAAAAGGTCAAAGAATTTTAGTTCAAGGAAGTATTAGAACAGGAAGTTATGAAAAAAATGGTCAAACTATTTACACAACTGATATTTTAGTAAGCCGATTTGAATTCGTTGAAAGTAACAAGCAAAGTGAAAAGGAATATGATGATGACGACGAATTTCCTTTCAGCTAA
- a CDS encoding IS256 family transposase, with amino-acid sequence MTKKKIDNEIFKTLIEDYNIKDTNDIKDMLKDLLSGTIQTMLEAEIEHELGYAKHSMKDKTTSNARNGHSKKTVRSEYGNLDLDIPRDRNAEFEPQIIPKYQREITGIEGQILSLYAKGMSNRDIEDHLNNLYGIDVSPSMISKITDKIIPEIREWQSRQLEDVYPIVFMDAIHYSVRKDGVVVKKAVYLAIGIDKEGRKEVLGFWIGENESSKYWLNVLNELKNRGVQDILIMSVDNLKGFSEAISSVFPKTEIQKCVVHQIRNSIRYISYKDVREFTSDLKEMYNAPTLEQAEFKLDELEEKWGKKYMAVINSWRSNWNELTTYFKYDTKIRKLIYTTNPIESLNRQLRKYTKTKSLYPTDEALMKSVYLSLKEATRKWTGRIPGWGEIYSQLSIYFEGRI; translated from the coding sequence ATGACTAAAAAGAAAATTGACAACGAAATTTTTAAAACACTGATTGAGGATTACAATATTAAAGATACTAATGATATTAAGGATATGCTTAAGGATTTGCTTTCGGGTACTATCCAAACCATGCTTGAAGCTGAAATTGAGCATGAACTGGGGTATGCTAAACATTCTATGAAAGATAAGACTACTTCTAATGCTAGAAATGGACATTCCAAGAAAACTGTTAGAAGTGAGTATGGCAATCTTGATTTAGATATTCCTAGAGATAGAAATGCTGAGTTTGAGCCTCAAATCATCCCTAAATATCAAAGAGAAATTACTGGCATTGAAGGACAGATTCTTTCTCTTTATGCTAAAGGAATGAGCAATAGAGATATCGAGGACCATCTCAATAATCTTTATGGAATTGATGTTTCGCCATCTATGATCAGTAAAATTACAGATAAAATTATACCTGAAATTAGGGAATGGCAGTCTAGACAGCTTGAGGATGTATACCCAATAGTTTTTATGGATGCTATCCATTACAGCGTAAGAAAAGATGGAGTTGTTGTTAAAAAGGCGGTATATTTAGCTATAGGAATAGATAAGGAAGGGCGAAAGGAGGTCTTAGGATTTTGGATAGGAGAAAATGAATCAAGCAAGTACTGGCTAAATGTTTTAAATGAATTAAAAAACAGAGGAGTTCAGGATATACTAATTATGTCTGTTGATAATTTAAAAGGGTTCAGCGAAGCAATATCTTCGGTGTTCCCTAAGACAGAAATTCAAAAATGTGTGGTTCATCAAATTAGAAACAGCATAAGATACATATCTTACAAAGATGTAAGGGAATTTACATCAGACTTAAAAGAAATGTACAATGCACCAACACTGGAACAGGCAGAGTTTAAACTGGATGAACTAGAAGAAAAATGGGGTAAAAAGTATATGGCAGTAATTAATTCCTGGAGAAGTAACTGGAATGAGTTGACAACATACTTTAAATATGATACAAAGATAAGAAAGCTGATATATACGACAAACCCGATAGAAAGCTTAAACAGACAATTAAGAAAGTATACGAAGACAAAATCACTTTATCCGACAGATGAAGCATTGATGAAGTCAGTATATTTAAGTTTAAAGGAAGCAACAAGGAAATGGACTGGAAGAATACCGGGCTGGGGAGAAATATATTCTCAGTTAAGTATTTATTTTGAAGGAAGGATTTAA